Genomic window (Alligator mississippiensis isolate rAllMis1 chromosome 4, rAllMis1, whole genome shotgun sequence):
AAACAGAGACGTGTTGATGGAGTTAGACTATAGGggaaatgccagcagaaatgAAGAGGTTAACATCTTGTCGAACAGGATCTGGAGCTGATGTTACTGAgttaagacagagagagaggagagattcGAGCTGGGGCGGGGAAAGAATCAGAAAGGGAGGACGGAGAGGCTCTTTTTGTGAACAATTCTTGTACAATGtcattgatgtggcttcttttcataaaaGAGCCACATGTAACTAAGGCTGGTACAGCCATTTTCACTGAGCTCATTTAGCTCCAAATAAATTGTTGTATTTAGGCCAGAGCGGGGaccagcccaaggaccagcccggggaccagCCTGAGCTCGAACATCAGgagcagcctggggacctgcccaaggaccagcctggCAACCAGCatgaggaccagcccggggaccagCCCATGGAGCAGCCTGAGCTTCAGCATGAGGAGCAGCCCGGGGACCACCCTGAagaccagcctggggacctgcccaaggaccagcctggCAACCAGCatgaggaccagcccggggaccagCCAAGGGTCCAGCCCGGGGAACAGCCTGAAGGCAAGCCTGGGGAGCTACccagggaccagcctggggaTCAGCCTGTGGTCCAGCCCGAGGACGAGGCTGAAGATCTGCCCGAAAACCAGCTTAGGGACCTGTCCGAGGACCATGctgaggaccagcctggggacgtGCCCAAAGAcgagcctggggacctgcctcaggaccagcctggggacgtGCCCAAAGACAAGCCTGACGACCTGCgcgaggaccagcctggggaccttCCTCAAGAAAAGGTATGATCTAGAACCTTTTGCTCAAAGTATTCGGTGTGGAAAGGGTAGGAGGAACTGGCAATATTTGCAGTCTAAGTGAAAGTTGAATTTCCACGTCCATTGGCTGCTCCTGTCCCCCACAAGCTGGTCCTAGCTGtgagcaaacacaagtgcacggctgcaagcAGCTTCAATGGCCCACCGGGGgcaaatctgacccctcattgcatgtggtgtcagataaagatgttcaaAACGTAGTGTCTTCTGGAACGCGTGTCttctggggctccccacctgCCGGTGCTTTCAGAGcgggagggggcaagggagcaggagttgagtctgggggttttAGCCCCCCTCTACAGGCGGGGGCCAGTGTAGTGCAgcccccaaggtggggtgggggctccacttcccccactccacccttcagcaccaggtgCGGAGCCCCAAGtaccagctccctccactgccttccccctcccattcgcaaacagccaggactgcacagagcctggccctggctgtgggaacctgcttgcaggctcccggCGGGCAGCGAGATCCCCGCCCCTCCGGACCCGCAGTGACCGTcggtttggtctggggtaagggTGTAACTCAGATCGCTTTGCAaacttgttctgagttacagctgggagctccacttcccTCTGCACCCTTAGGGCACGTCCGCACGTGCAGGcccgtgtgcttgcagcagctcagataggagcGGCAcgtatttgagctggggatttctcCTCAGCTGGTCCTGAGTGGGTGAGTGGGaactgtgtgagggggctgctcaggaggggtgggtcctctgcccccaaacagggcacagcccccccccacaacccatgctctgctgcccccagcaccacAGCCTTCCCCGCAGGGCCCACAGTTCCCCTGCATGGCCCACCCCCACAGTACTGCAGCCCACACACCTGCATCCTGTGCTCCCCAACCCCGGCTGGGCAACCGGCGGGCAATGCTgtgctgccacttccccagccagggtagggggcacaggatgtgggcagggcagtgctgggagtggggtttatgctctgctactgcttgcccccttccgcccggagcaagctgcacctgcatcatgcTCCTGCCCCCCGCCTGTCCTGGCTGGACAAGAGGCAGCgaggcatatcccccactcccagcactgtcgTGCCTGCAGCCCgggcccctctgccctcctccccgtgtcccatgcccccctccccagctgggcacaggtcagaggaatctgcaaacacaaaggggtGCAGGAGATGGAAGCCGAGTGTCCAGTGTTTTTGAATATTAGTTTCCTTTTCATATCCCAAGAGAGCCCGTTTCCTTGGGCGAGGAGCCTTGCCCGATAGGGAACGGCAGAGAAAGGTCAGGAGGcacgtctgctctgcaggagctccttcctgagcaaagcacctTGTGTAGTCGGGATGCCACCGTTTcattcagcagacaaggttctctgggtaaaagtgctgtcttttattagaccaactaaacacccGTTTCACACGGCAACACTCGCTACcgtccatgtttcaggggtgttagttgtagatggaatactacatatgaatacttcattgcaaatACCAAACCGAGCTACTCCTGTcggtaggacaccaccactaacaacgTCCAAGGACCAGGCGTAGACCCCAAGATACTTGCTTCTGGTTCTACTCTTTCATCCCTACCGCTTCCATCACGTTTCTGACTTTTTTCTCCGCAGCACATTGGAGACGCCCGTGTAATTCGGAGCCTGATGCCGAACAGCAAAGGCTGTGTATATAAAAGCATcctggtaagtgatgtggaagagctgtgtagatttattactggatgtGTTTTCACTCCGGATGataatttctatttaaaatctctgctgctctgattcacacCAAGACAAAGCCTTTCAATATGAGGGGCCACAtcatgcccttgattcttaggtgAATCGACACTGGCATTTTAGTAGTCAGAGTGCAGTCCACCTCCCAAACTCTTCCCTGGCCTTTCAGCCGGATAATATCCACCACTTGTCCTCAACCATTGAGTAAGGTAAGGAGAAAACGTGCACTGCACTTGTACGAATGGGCGTGcgtgcacaggtaggcagacagatacactgaagAGCAGCTTGGAGGCAAGTCCCCGgaagatgctgtatagcaatagaGAGTATGTAGTAACACAAGGCTCCCAAAGGGCAGACACCTCTAAACAGCATCGTGTATTAGCCTTCCTTTTCCCTTAGAGGacagtggagctggaagggacctcaggaggccatctaatgtaacccctgctgaaggcaggatcattcctgagtAAACCTTCCCGCCCAAGTTACGTCTGACCTGTCCTTAACACTGCACAAGCCAGCCTCCCAACAACTACTATTCccagtgcccaaaacaccaagaataaCCGtcacctgctacaggtaaagcaaggaGGCGAGGCCCAATGCCAAACGTGGGGCTTGGTGTGAGCCcgagcagagaagcaaaacccaggaacttgCTGGTTGTTTTCGTGCTAGCAAGAGCCTCAGCACACCCGAGTCCAAGCCCCCAGCCCTAACTGCAGCCAGCAGACAGTGCTCCCAGTGCGGCTGCTGTCCTTCCcggtctggggctctctgcacattggctcaggaagctctttattCCTGCAGCCAAATCATCTGAACAGCAGCGGAGCCAGGACACATCCCTGGAGGAGtccactcaaagcctcctgccatTCCCACCTGGGTCCATGCACAAGCGCCTTAGACACCTGGCTCGACAGCCACAAGCAGTGTGCTCTGGAGTCATTCGGTTTTGCCCATGTTTCTCCAGGTTGTTTCTGAGAAGGTTGGCTGGGACTTTCCAGGGAAAGGGAAAGTGTTGAGAGGTAAACCCTGGGCCAGGTTCATGGTGACGCAGCTGCTGCTTGGGCCATCTCACTGGCACAAGGTAGAGTTAGGCAAGCAAAGCCTTGATGGCATAGGACCAGCCTCGTGGCTCCTGGGACTCTGCTCCGTGCGGGTGGTCACGCTGGAAGGAAAGGTTTCagagagacagaggcaaaagCAAAGAGCATTCAGAGTGGTCTTTTTGACACCAGGCACAAACACAGTCTAGCCAGGCAGCTTGGTAGAgtcacatacacacaggcaccGTCACCCTTTGCTAGGATGTGCTGTGCACGAGGCTATTCCCATCGCCGTAATTCCCAGTCGCGCACTGTCTGTACCTGCCCGATGGGACACCAAGCCAACACGCCAGATAGATAACCTGAAAACAGATGTCGAGAAGCAAAATCAGtcattgcaaaatgctttttccaggtAACCTGCCAGGACAGGACAACAGACGTGATTGAAAAAATATTCACCAAATATGATGTGGACCTCATAGAAGTGGATAACTTTGAACTTGTGCAGGTCATCTCCGAGCACAAAGGtaagagagcaaaactttttgctgCTTAAAAGCTCCTCCTCATGGttgcagaagaacatgcatgTGAATCCGTTTTAGAAACAGTGCATTGTTTCATCTCAAAGCCAGGGGCAGTCGCCCTCCCGCTTGAGTACCtggtaggagtcagcacaccGCTGCTCCCCTGTGGCATGCCATGGGTGCAGTTGGGGAAGACTGACAAGTAGAGATCCAGCGCTGACATGTGTCCAGCGGTCTGCAGTCAGGCCCAACTGCAAAAGAAGCAGTGGGAGCATCACCTGTACACTGGCTGCTGCCCAAAAAGCCACAGGGAAGACACAGTCCAGATCCACGccctgaaatccatcctgcttgacAACCTCTGCGCCCTCTGCACCAGGAAGGTGTCCCAAAGCCATCCTGAGGGTCACAGACCCTACgggggaaagcactgtataaatgcAGAGCATTACCCGCAGAATAGCTTCGCCTTCCCAGGGGGCTCCTCCATTGTAtgcattgcacttgcagtg
Coding sequences:
- the LOC132249942 gene encoding protein TsetseEP-like — translated: MEQPELQHEEQPGDHPEDQPGDLPKDQPGNQHEDQPGDQPRVQPGEQPEGKPGELPRDQPGDQPVVQPEDEAEDLPENQLRDLSEDHAEDQPGDVPKDEPGDLPQDQPGDVPKDKPDDLREDQPGDLPQEKHIGDARVIRSLMPNSKGCVYKSILVTCQDRTTDVIEKIFTKYDVDLIEVDNFELVQVISEHKELVFPQGANVFYGMNSQCSTDLILRRKPCLIFGPWPDEHKKRRRLPRLFRGGRSRRRRLGF